The DNA sequence ACAAAATACACTGAGCTTCAAGTCCAAATCTAATTTACTAACAACTGCTGCATTATACATGTTTGCGAAGTACTCCAAAGGTGTATGAAACGCACCATTCAATGCAACAAAAACCTATGCAGGATGCAGCGTACAACAAAAGTATAGTTCAGGACTTGTATAAAATTCCACAACCTAGCTAATCAGCAAAGTGCGGTTTACTTACTTAGGCACATTGTACTGTGGATAAAGCTCCGCAACTTTCGCCACAAAGTCGCCATAGTGAGAGATGGCTTCTACACACAAATGCCTACCGGTTGCTGTTTTGTTCTCATACACCATAATATGTGCTAAAGCTACATCCTTAAAGTGGACTGATCCCATAAAAAAGTTCTCATATGTTTCATCACACCCTGCAACAGCGAGTAATGGGCGAAATCAAATTATAGTTAGACTCGGTCAAGCCAAAATTCTTACAACGGTTTTGGCATAATCAAAGTGTTCTCTATATACAGGGCATTATATGACAGCATTGAGTTCTAAAAGTTGTCTATTTTGTGCCACAGCAGAGCTTTCTATAATGTTCTAGGCTTCTAGCCAACATTCCTGGAAACGATCAAAGGTACTCATTATGTGAAATGACTTCCCAATTTTGCATGGCCGATTTTAACATAGAAAATTGTAGAAAGGAAATCAAATGCGCTTAAGTCAAGATCAAAGGTACTCATTCTGTTCCATAGCACAACAATACATGATGACTTGGAAAACAATCAAGTTCAGTAAGCAACAGTATATAAtgatatatatagttatatacctTCAAGAAGGCGAACAAGCATGATCATACTAGCATTAAGTCTGGGTGAAATAACAGGGCCCATCACAGTTCCGGGATTCACCACCACAACATCCAAGCCTTTCTCCTTTGCAAAATCCCAAGCAGCTTTCTCAGCTAAAGTCTTGGATAGTGGATACCACAGCTGTTCCATATCATTTCAGAACAAAGCTAAAATTCACAGTGCCTCAAAATTATGCATCATAGTTCTTGACTTCAAACATGTTTTCATTTTGTTCTTGGTAGAGACATAATTAGAGTAACAAGAATAAAATGTAACGAACTAATGTAACTAACTACTTACTAGAATAAAATGTCAGGAACAACTTTTGATAACTATAAAACAGAAAATCAGAtatttatagataaatttctCACAATTGAAGAGACTAGAACTAAGGTTACTAATTCACACCAAAAAACTGAACacaaaaaagaacaagaaagcCCCACCCCCTTTTGCTTGCAGTATTCAGTGTCAGTCCAACAATCTTCTGTCTTGACAACATCAGATGGCCAACCGGGGCTCGGCGTAATCGCCGAGACAGACGACGTGACCACTACACGCTTCACCCCTGCTTCCTTTGCTGCCTCAAGGACATTCATTGTCCCTCTAATCGCAGGGTCCAGAAGCTCCTTCTACAACCAAGATGTGGCTCAATAAAATCCCGCATCAAATTTCAAAGAGAAAGGAACAAACTGCTATGAACAACGAAAAATCTTTAGAACAAATCACTGCAAGTCAATAAAAATTGAGCTCTTGAAATTTCAGAATTAATCACAGTATCAATTATAGCCATCTATCACTTCACATAATTAACTGAAGACTGAAGTAATTTGAATTGTTATGGCCATTTTCAAAATTTGGTACCCGaattacagactttttcttcttctttccttttcaatcttGTACCTGTGGGTCATGGACTTCGTCGACAATGCAGGGTGAAGCGAGGTGGAAGACGCCGGAGCATCCGCGCACGGCGGCGACGATGGTCTCGTACTGGAGCAGGTCGATTTGAAAGAGACGGAGGCGCGTGGACGCTCCTTCAAGAGCTTCTAGATGCTTCGTCTCAGTATCATCGTCTGCAAtcggaataataataataataataataataataataataataataataataagaggaggaggaggaggaggagtaaGTGAAGTAACTGAGATCTTTGACGGTGGCGTGAACGGTGTAGCCCCGAGTGAGGAGGAGGTGGACAAGCCACGAACCAATACAACCGCTTCCGCCGGTGACGCAAACAACCTCCGACTCCGACATCCTGCGAGTGGTTCTTAGCTCTTACACTTCCACACTTGACAGTGAGACTAAAACAGTGACACCAGTGACTCTCGCCAGTCGCTAGGCCAGGTGGTATCTGAATTAATACTCGATTTCGGCCCCAGAAATTTAAAACCCAacttaaattaattcttaaaattacaattaactcaatttaaacttcaaaatttacaataataagttaataatgttgtaaaataaatatcaaataaagaagtataaatagaagactttaGTACTataattactatctcaatataataaatatgattaatattgctattaatattatatgtaaagagtaatagaaaagagtgtttaaaatacttataaaataaaagaagagaaagaattgtagtagaaatataaagagaagagtatttgattgcaacataaaGAGAGAATTGATTTCTTATTACTTGCTTGTGTATCAAGGCCTCAGCCTTattctcctatttatactagtaaAAAGATTCACTTTACAAATATTGGGAAAGTATGCACCGCATATCCTTTAATATTTGTGCTTCCCAATAGAacttcaaaggaagaataaatCATGCTGAGTAGATGGATATGGACATCCATATcgtaacactcccccttggatgtccatttaggattatgcctcgttaaaaccttactaaagaaaaacctagTGGGAAAAaatcttagtgaaggaaaaagagtacaaaatcctttagtgatggggactgcctcattaaaaaccttgttaagaaaaatccaatgggaaaaaaatctgaccaaggaaaaaagagtacagtctccccctcttgccgacatcatttaatgtctcgaaatcggcgcatcccaatctcatgtaccaatctttcaaaagaggattttgggagtgactttgtgaataaatctgccagattgtcacttgaactgatctat is a window from the Arachis hypogaea cultivar Tifrunner chromosome 17, arahy.Tifrunner.gnm2.J5K5, whole genome shotgun sequence genome containing:
- the LOC112765247 gene encoding phenylacetaldehyde reductase, yielding MSESEVVCVTGGSGCIGSWLVHLLLTRGYTVHATVKDLNDDTETKHLEALEGASTRLRLFQIDLLQYETIVAAVRGCSGVFHLASPCIVDEVHDPQKELLDPAIRGTMNVLEAAKEAGVKRVVVTSSVSAITPSPGWPSDVVKTEDCWTDTEYCKQKGLWYPLSKTLAEKAAWDFAKEKGLDVVVVNPGTVMGPVISPRLNASMIMLVRLLEGCDETYENFFMGSVHFKDVALAHIMVYENKTATGRHLCVEAISHYGDFVAKVAELYPQYNVPKIPRDTQPGLLRAKDGSKKLMDLGLEFIPMEKIIKDAVESLKSKGFIS